The nucleotide window CCGAACCCGATTTTTCTCAAAGCAGCCAAATCTTGCTTTAATTGCTCGTAGTCTGAATATTTGGCCAAAGTGCGTCTTAATGTCTGTATCTCATTCTCATAAGAGGACAGCCTTTGGGCTGTCAACTTTTCGTGTTCTTCCTTACGCTTGTTAAGCTCATACAATGAAGAACGCTCACGATCCAAGGTTGCACTTAATAAAGCGTTCTCACTTTCCAGTTCATTTATTTTCATGTCCTTTGCGTACATTTCAGATTCTTGCTCGGCAATACTGGTTGCTTTGGCTAGATTACCACTCAGTTCTTCATTTCGCGTTTCTAGATCAAGGATCCGTAACTGTGCAGATTCTAGTTCCTGAGCTAGTAAGTCAAACTCTGCAGAAGATCTCTGGACAGAAACACCACCATCATGCTCCTCATCAGATGGACTTGAATCATTAGCTAAGTCAGCCTTTCTTGATAACTTTGCCTCCATTAACTTATTTGTATCCTTTAAAAGTTGTAGCTGTTTCGACATCTCAGCTTCCTTCTTTTCCCAATTCCTATCCTTCTCAGCCCATTTCGAGTTCACTTCCTGCTCCTTAGCTAGAATTCTCTTCGTAAGATTCTTAACCGACTTATCTTCTAATTCAGATATCCTTTCTTTCAATTTGTCATAGTCTGCTACTTTAGCCAGGCGATCTTTAAGCTCCTTGTTTTCTTGCGCAAGTTCATCTAAAGAACCCTGCTTGTTTAGAATATCCATAGTTGAACTTAGCAGCAACTTGGTATCTGGAGCATTCCTTATTTTCCCATATGCCTCATCCAATTTTTGTTCTGAAAACTGTGATCTTAACGTCAACGCGTCGATTTCGCTCTGAAACCGCTTGATAATCTTATTAAACTCAGCTACTTTGCCATCATCATCGAGCGCCTTAAATTGCTTAATTTCTTGAGCTAAAAACTCCTTAGTTTCTAATGTTTTGGATTCTAGTTTCTTGATTTCTAATACACTCTCGTAAAGTGTTTGTTGTAAACTTGGTAAATCAGCGTTTCTCCAAACCTCCAAAGCCCGTTGGAGATCCATATTATCATTTGAGGCCATATTATTCTCAGATACGCTAAACAAGGAGACTAAGAAGATATTTATTTAAttttaaagttgttgcaCACGTAGTAATCATATTGTTCGAACGTGTAAAGGTATTCCCATTATATACATAATAAGAAAAATTTAGTATATACAAATAAcaatataataataatacagGGAATAATTAAAGACTCCTTCTATATATCCTATCTCTGGTACGTAGATTCAATAACGCATGCTGGTTTCGTTAATCTAATGACCTTCGATAAGTAATGCAAGATGCAAACAAGTGACAGTGCAGCTCGATTTTAACCTGACCAGTAACGATATAACTGGGGAGCATCAATAGAAACAGGCTTAACACTTGGTTCATCAAAGGGTCCCAGACTTGCCTCATTATTAACCGTGCCTGGCGTTTGATTAGAGCCGTTAGAAGCAGAGTTCGGTACAGAATCGGTTACAGTGCTAATGGAAAATGTCGGAGGATTCATCACAGTCTTGCGCAGCGACTCCATATGTTCCTTCAGTTTAGCGGGATCTtgttcatcttcatttAATAACCTGTCGAATTTCTCCAATATACCAATTGCGTGTTTGGCAAATGAAAATTTCTGTATAAAAACCTCTTCCTGCTGTTTTAATAATGTCTTACGTTCTATTTCCAGGGATTTCTCCATTGTATCTAATAGCTTTAGTTTTAATTCAACCTTTTTCATCTGCGTAGTAACAAGTTCGTTGGCTATGGCATTCAATTGTCTTTCTTCGTTATTGGCAAACACATGCGACCTGACGCCGATAGTGGAAATAGCAACTTCAGTAGCCTCTTTGACAGCACTTCCAATTGTTTCATCCTGCTGGTTTTCTTCCTGCTTTGGCTCAGCTTGTCCTTGTGTGTCTTTAGTAGGGGTTCCATCTTCACCAGTGATCGATGTGATTGCCCGTTTGGTCATTTCCTGCACTGTTTTTGGATCCACTAACCCAATCAAAAAAGCTATTGTGCTCATAACAGGGTTATCTGCCTTGCTAAAGGGAAGATGGGCACCGTATTTTAGTGGGCCTAGATTTTCTTCTGTCTCTAAGAAATTATCTTCAATTGGGAGTTGCAAAAACCGGAGGATACACTGCTCAGGTGTTTTGTTACCCACTTCTTTTGCAATCTGGGGCCAATCTGCACCATGCTGTTGGATAGCCTTGAGCAACTTCATTAGATCATCCTTACTCCAATCCTTATCTACCATTTCTTCTAGTTTTGGTCTCTTAGGAGGTTTGCTTGATACTGCAGGCGGCACCATTTCGCGCTTAACGCTTGTAGGAGCTGCTCCAGAATTATCAGAATTAGTCTCCCGTTCAGAATTTGCTGGTTCTGTAACTTGAGCTGGGTCTCTCAACTGCGTCATCATTTTCTTCAGGCGCGACATATCAGGAATCTGCACAGCAGGTTTGTAAGACTGAAACGGAAAAAGTCCACGAGGAGCATCATGGCGGGTGGAAAACTCGCCTGTAAATGGCGGTTCAACAGCCTTGGGAATCACTTTTGCGTTCACCTGATAATTTATTAAGCCCCACTTTGCGAGGAACTTGTGCACTCTAAAAATGCAGCCTGCATCCCCACATAGGTTTCGGCGTGCCGAGGTCACAGTAAAATACTCATTAGGATTTAAACGGTACGAATTGACCATAAAGTTTCTATATTTCACGTATACCTGAGGAGTTTTAGAAGGAATACGGTTCGTAAAAAATTCTGGTAAGGACTTTTTCTCTATCTCATTTATCCGATTCAGATGAAACCATCTAGAATAAGAAGGTATCACGATTTCATGCGTCTGAGGAACTATGAGTTCCGGATTGTTCTCTTCTTTCACGCgttcttcgtcttctttAATTTCCTCTCGCTCCACCTCAGCTTCCTCCTTATTCTCCTTGTTTTCTTCCTCTTTAACTTCCTCTTGCTCACCTCCTTTATCTAAAGGCAATTGCTCATCAGTTTCCATTGGCTCCTCCTTCAACGTGCCACCCAATTCTCCACCGGAGGCAAGATCCCGCGGTACACCATCTTCAAGCTCATCCACCGCCTCAAAACTGTCTGTGGAATCCCTACTGCTTCCCATTTTATACGCATCTACTTTTCACTCTAATAACAGCTCGGTTACCCCTGCTTCGTCAGCAAAACGCGTCTCTACCTGCCTATGTATGGTAAACATTTGGCATTAACCATACCGTAAACATTGAGTCTAGAGGACCGCCATCCGTTCGTAACGTATCATCACGTCGCACGAACACAAACATCACCTTCCACGAAAACAGTCCGGGTAATCAACGTGTGCCGTGATTTGCCACAAAAACGCACGTTCCTGCGGTCTTTTTTTCGAGACCCTGTTCGATGCGCAACTGAGATTCTGGGCTGTTACGTAACAAAGCTAGGCAAAAGGAGGCGCTGTAAATCGCTGAAGAAGGCGGATGTGAAGGAACTAAGAGAAGGAAATGGTAGGAGGCGCAAGTGCCTAGATACAGACATATACGTTATGCGGAATTAAAGTTAAAAAAAGATTTAACGAATAGGAAAAGAAATGAAAAAAGAAAGCAGAGATGCATCTGTGCATAGGAACGGATTTCATTGCCAGTTAAGATATTTTCAGCTTGCACTAACGACAGCAAAATAAATTCTTTTTTAACAGGGTCTTTATAGTATACTTAATAGCTTAAAAGTTACCTAGAATAGTGGCGCTAGCAGGGATTTAAATAACGACCACAAAATAAACTTTAAGTTACCTAGAGCACCGGCAACCAGCAAGGGATCTAAATAACAAGCAGCGAATAAAAGTTAAAGTTACCAAACATAGGTTACTTGATATTTATACAGATACTTGCTATTTAGTGATTTATTAAAAGTTCTAGAAAAGAAGTTAAACTAGGCTAGACTGTTGGAAATGGTGAGCATAAAGTGGCTACTGTTGATTGGGTTAGTAAGGTCAGTACTTGGTGATGTCTCCATAGTTGAGCCCGGTTACTTAGACAAGTTTTCGGGTGCATCAGGATCAGTAAAGATGGCAGTCAGGTGGAAAAATGACAACTTCATCTACCCATATGCTGATCAAATCAATTTTTACAATGTGACACTATGCAGAGGTACTAAGTACGGTGTCGAGTGTAGACCAGAAAAGCTAGCTCAAAATGTCGATGCTCGTAAGCTACCGGAAAAAGATGGACTCTTTTCCGTTGATGTGGCAATCGATGGAAATGTCATTGGAGATGGCTTTTTCACTATTCAGTTAGCTTCTTCTGCCGGGCTTATGGGCTACACGATTGTCTACTCAAAACCGTTTCAGTTGACGGATATGAAGGGATCATGGGACTGGAAAGGAGAGTATAATCCATACCCAGTAGAGGAATATCAAATTACAGCAGATCTACAAGGTAGACCTCGTACATATGGTGCTGAGTATGCGAAGACTGCATATAGGTTTCAGACAGGCTTAACAAGGTTTCCACCTCTACAGACACAGCCCCCAACTAAGAAAACCGCTACCACTTGGGTTGCAGCAAATCCTTCCACAAGTGTAAGTTACTTCAAAACTCCCATTAATAGTATAATCCAGGAGACTACTATGTCAATGTCGGGACCCTTTATTACACAAGTAGTGAATCACGTGCCTCCACCTTCATTCCCTACAGATAATGGAGCTGCATATAATCCTAAGGACAGGATCAAATTTACACCAAAGAAGGTTAACTATAACCAACTTGCCACGAAAAGCGCATGAAGCTAACGC belongs to Eremothecium sinecaudum strain ATCC 58844 chromosome IV, complete sequence and includes:
- the KRE9 gene encoding Kre9p (Syntenic homolog of Ashbya gossypii AEL134W; Syntenic homolog of Saccharomyces cerevisiae YJL174W (KRE9)), with amino-acid sequence MVSIKWLLLIGLVRSVLGDVSIVEPGYLDKFSGASGSVKMAVRWKNDNFIYPYADQINFYNVTLCRGTKYGVECRPEKLAQNVDARKLPEKDGLFSVDVAIDGNVIGDGFFTIQLASSAGLMGYTIVYSKPFQLTDMKGSWDWKGEYNPYPVEEYQITADLQGRPRTYGAEYAKTAYRFQTGLTRFPPLQTQPPTKKTATTWVAANPSTSVSYFKTPINSIIQETTMSMSGPFITQVVNHVPPPSFPTDNGAAYNPKDRIKFTPKKVNYNQLATKSA
- the COY1 gene encoding CCAAT displacement transcription factor COY1 (Syntenic homolog of Ashbya gossypii AEL136C; Syntenic homolog of Saccharomyces cerevisiae YKL179C (COY1)); this translates as MASNDNMDLQRALEVWRNADLPSLQQTLYESVLEIKKLESKTLETKEFLAQEIKQFKALDDDGKVAEFNKIIKRFQSEIDALTLRSQFSEQKLDEAYGKIRNAPDTKLLLSSTMDILNKQGSLDELAQENKELKDRLAKVADYDKLKERISELEDKSVKNLTKRILAKEQEVNSKWAEKDRNWEKKEAEMSKQLQLLKDTNKLMEAKLSRKADLANDSSPSDEEHDGGVSVQRSSAEFDLLAQELESAQLRILDLETRNEELSGNLAKATSIAEQESEMYAKDMKINELESENALLSATLDRERSSLYELNKRKEEHEKLTAQRLSSYENEIQTLRRTLAKYSDYEQLKQDLAALRKIGFGDTDGDAENGDDKSVDAALVTANKKLQSTLVEVRGKNQELQSMNSSLTTRVSQLQKQVFELEDLNAKLEADLGKIDDVSTRFSDTASMISGVTRQITNRTGRISPSSSIFGIPEDGEQLAVSSTTTTDSILPIVVQQRDRIRNKNMELERQVKQKSLDQGKLGLEIQRLKKDNQKLYERIRYLSSYSKVNSTSRPQSASSDVEAQYASSYEESLHPLANFKKLEQRRYHSRKMSPLEKVFLTLATKILANKTTRMLFLFYCFGLHALVMMMSLYVIRSSGSTVPA
- the SWI3 gene encoding Swi3p (Syntenic homolog of Ashbya gossypii AEL135C; Syntenic homolog of Saccharomyces cerevisiae YJL176C (SWI3)), with protein sequence MGSSRDSTDSFEAVDELEDGVPRDLASGGELGGTLKEEPMETDEQLPLDKGGEQEEVKEEENKENKEEAEVEREEIKEDEERVKEENNPELIVPQTHEIVIPSYSRWFHLNRINEIEKKSLPEFFTNRIPSKTPQVYVKYRNFMVNSYRLNPNEYFTVTSARRNLCGDAGCIFRVHKFLAKWGLINYQVNAKVIPKAVEPPFTGEFSTRHDAPRGLFPFQSYKPAVQIPDMSRLKKMMTQLRDPAQVTEPANSERETNSDNSGAAPTSVKREMVPPAVSSKPPKRPKLEEMVDKDWSKDDLMKLLKAIQQHGADWPQIAKEVGNKTPEQCILRFLQLPIEDNFLETEENLGPLKYGAHLPFSKADNPVMSTIAFLIGLVDPKTVQEMTKRAITSITGEDGTPTKDTQGQAEPKQEENQQDETIGSAVKEATEVAISTIGVRSHVFANNEERQLNAIANELVTTQMKKVELKLKLLDTMEKSLEIERKTLLKQQEEVFIQKFSFAKHAIGILEKFDRLLNEDEQDPAKLKEHMESLRKTVMNPPTFSISTVTDSVPNSASNGSNQTPGTVNNEASLGPFDEPSVKPVSIDAPQLYRYWSG